CCGCAACTCGATGCGTCAGCAGATACAGATGGAGGTCGGCGCCTCGCTGCAGTACCTGGCCATGGGCGCTCACTTCTCTAAAGATGTGGTAAGTTGGATGGAAAGCTAAAAACATGAGATCAAAGTAAATCACctgtcacaaaaaataataaattaaaaagttctaaATACCCActtttttaaaagtcaatttttatcaaattttgacagtttttatagttCAAAATTGCATCGTCATCGAGTTTGAAACTACCCTGGAAATTTCAGCcttctagcttatcgggaagtggttcaaaattgagttgcaataatataatctgaacggcaaaaaaacaaacacaaagagagtttataaaaacgtgggtaaaAAGAGAGGTTGTAACCGTCACAGGCTATTGgtgtaaaacgaaaaaaaaagattatttgttttaaaactataaattctTTGCAGCAagccaaaatcaaaaatatttaaaaacctaaaaaaatattttgttacgtaTTGTTGCATTTTTAACCAGTTATCTCGCGCCTAAACAAGTTTCACGtcaaaaaatacttcaataaaaaacagttttgcaGAAAAAAACACTCTgatatatagataataatttcaatttaccCTAGTTcttctaacaaaatatttctcatGCAGTTTTTTGGTACATGTAGATTACCTATGACTGGCCAAATGTACCTGtaataaacgttaaaaaaaaacattgcaaagttaaaaataactactaATAATAGATCTTTCTTCTCGAATAGACGACGCATACAGGTCACGACTAACGACTCATGGCCGCCCAGTAATTTGAAACGAATGCCATTGCCGATAGCGAAACCGTTTTTAAACAGCATCGGTTTAATTACTCATGATTTGATATCACAATAATGTTGAATATTGGGAAGATTCTGAGTGTGTATGTTAGGTACAGGTTGGCCCCTAAAATGGCAAGACTAAATTTGGTAAAATTTGGGGTTGTGATAGCTAAAACTCAGGTTGAACAAATACGTTTTATGTGACTGCGGTTAGAGGGGTAGAGTTTTGGCAGTCGCGGGAGAATgctattattttcattactaaGATACTATTATATTCCCGCGAACCATTGTgaaaattcctttaaaaatgtGTATGGCTTCCAAActagaaacatattttgtttattttaattttaattatttataccgGTAATAAGATATATCATCACcattacatgtatttttatggAAACGCTGGAAGAATCCCTGATGTTTTAAAAGACGATGGCATAGAAAACTTCATGCACAACACCCGTCTTTCaataacaaacagttttttttttaagaaaaatacttaacacaTTCTCCTTTCTAGGTAAACCGACCTGGCTTCGCTCAGCTGTTCTTCGACGCCGCTTCGGAGGAACGTGAACACGCGATGAAGCTTATTGAATACCTCCTCATGAGAGGAGAACTCACCAACGATGTCAGCTCACTGCTTCAAGTCAGGGTAAGTCGAAAATTGTGATACACActccacaacttttaaacaacgccatctagtgtcaaactaagcgaagcttgtattatgagtattagacaactgaaaaacataattatatatttctgaatacgtacatagtatagataaattacatcacACGGAataaattatcgtgctcatccAAACATTTGTTTGTGATGGGAAATTAACCTACGACTCCTAGCACAACACACTATTCGCTTCACCAACTGGGCTAAAGAGGTCTATGACCAACCAAGACATTAATTTTCCCATAGTTTCCTGTCCTCTACTGTAGCTTTATAAAGCTCAGATTTTAGTGCAATCtgaggttaaaaataaaacattttcgtagttttttttttttgtatttgtttataattgcaTTCGCATTTTCTGCTTATGAAAGTTATAAGGATGTTTAAAACTATACCCGGACGAAAGAGTTTATATTGTCTTTAATACTTCCTTCCCGTAATTCTAGTTTTCCTTTGTGAATGTTCGCGTGGGAAATATCGACAATTTCATAAGAATATCCATTAGGTATCTTcttataaactataaataatataaactatattttaaacgACTTACAAAATTGAGGAGATTAATGTGTTTTCATTATCGCGTAGGACAGCGTTtgggtgatccacgaatgcttgtcctgagtctggatgctttgtgcatgtgacttgaatgtttgtgaagccccctTGACatagggattaaattccttagtgcatcTAGCTTACAAAAGCTCGAAAATAATGCCCAACTATGTTGGCACGGGTCAGCTAGTTCTGCATATAAttcttatattgtaaataacagaaccCAAATGACCTTAATTAATTTGACCTGATTGGTGCATTTAGATAAGACCTAGCATTATATTAGTTACAATAAGTAGGTACCACAGATAAAGcaacttattgaaataaatttaattacgatCTTAAAATACAGGATAtgttatcatttgtttttaaaattgttttattcgtattcaaaataagaatgtttatcagttgaCTAGTATTTTTACATTGCACGAGCTTCGCCTTGTTTggcactagatggcgttgtgtaaaagttgtaggatgtatattttttaatcttaatttatttagggAGGGGggaatcataatttatttaaggtcACCCcgataatttaatacaattattttaaacacttatttaaaacttttttccaGTGTTAAAATAACCTATGccctttctcaggctctagactatctttaaaccaaatttaattacaatcaatTCATTAGTTTTGGCGTTAACGTGAAACAGAAAGAGAtaatttctcatttataatttaagtatggattttaatttaaaatgtttatattccAGCCCCCAACTCGTTCTTCCTGGAAGGGTGGTGTAGAGGCCCTGGAACACGCGCTGAGCATGGAGAGTGACGTCACCAAGAGCATCAGGAACGTCATCAAGGCTTGCGAGGATGACAGCGAATTCAATGACTACCATGTAAGAATTATTCtcatatgaaattttgtttagtttttctgtggaattttatcgatatttttaacaAGCCAGTACAATATCTACATTGTAAATTGTGCCCATGTGAGGTCatcagaataattttatttgtaaaacataggaTATTTACATACAGGTGTTAGGAGGTATTATTTGAGCGCTATGTCTTGCCGTGAAggcgtacaaatattatttaataactaagtttataattaggtacaatGAGTGCAGAgactatcagaaaaaaaaacaaacttaaacacGATggcaaaaaatgttgaaattatcAGCAGATtgaaataaggaaaaaatagCTTATAAAAAGAAGACTGAGGGACAAAATATTGTCATGTCAGATGTCAAAACATGTAGTCTAGATATGTAACggatatttattgaatttgcgTAGTTATTgcgagtgtataaaaaaatataataattggttttaaaacgaaaattatattttatgtttttttttttttataaaaaaaagtaatttaccaTATTAATCATTATTGTCTTGTCCTGACCTGTCTTTATCATttggtataatttattaatttaactcgCACTTCGTTCGGCgccaaatttaaacaaaagctgAATATTCGCAAGAACTAATGCTAGTGGCATTAACACTAGATAGCTGAGTGGCTAAGCACACCACGTCAAAACCTCTGGGCGTGTCGCGGGTACGATCCCTGTCTACGCCAAGCGTTTTCGTCTTCCGTTGTtccacaaacaattaaaaacatgtattacaaaaaccttttttttttcacagcttGTCGACTACCTTACCGGCGATTTCTTGGAAGAGCAATACAAGGGACAACGCGACCTCGCCGGCAAGGCCTCCACCCTCAAGAAACTCATGGACCGCCATGAGGCCCTCGGAGAATTCATCTTCGACAAGAAACTCCTTGGCATCGATGTCTAAAACCATCGCCataattatgtaacattaaaaaataaactttaaaaaatatccaGAATTCCTATGTTACCGCGTGATTTGAAGCCTGTCACTTTGACAGCTCTGACATTTGAAACATCTTAGAATGTCAGTTGATATTCTTGTAAAGTTAATTTGTAATTCGGCGAATACCTTTAGAACGTatctttttaattgattttcttaCGTAAACAATTTACCTATTAAACATAGAGATATAGCACATGACCATCGCTATAGTATTCAGGTAATCTGTAAAGTTCACAAAATTCATTTTAGCTGCTATACGCTAggtattgtacaaaaatattaatcttaagAAATATTCTATGTTAAAATCATATACTCCACTGTAGATTATATTCAGTCAATTATGAACGCGACATTATTTTCTTACGTGTGGCACTCCTGCACTAAAATGGCGcgttttattttagtagttgATTCCGCAACTTTTTGGCAACAAAGAGTGCACTTTACAAAAACATggctgtttattattttgtttaattatttcgtaaaataaagttgattcatacattatattttagttttatttcctGTAATGTCTCACCCCACTTTCTGCAGCAGAAAAATTAAACCTCATCGACGCGACGTTCGATTGAAAAAGACACTAATATCCatgaataagtattatttactaaataaatactctttgcaGTGTTTACAAACCACAGAAAACAATTAATGCTCTGACGTTTTGAATCTAATATTCTTTAAATGTCTAACTGACTTGACAAAGACGAAAATCAGTAATTTTTCGtaataacaattcaaaaaatgacaaaaccAAGTTACAATGCGAAATGTGGTCATATTAAGCGCCCACCTCATGTCTTAACTATAAATGATggtaatatatttctttattattgtaaactagctgttgcccgcgacttcgtctgcgtggttagaagatataagttatgactttttcttcgctcctattggtcgcagcgtgatgatatatagcctaaaacctctctcgatgaatggtctattcaacacaaaaatattttttcaattttcaaccagtagttcctgagattagcgcgttcaaacaaacaaacaaacaaacaaactctccagctttatatattagtataagtatattagtatatagatgccaacgatatcttcgctacgtttcatcgatttttaatttctcgcgcggagattttaatattacgataactcattacctattcacttttttggtgtagtgtaaaaggcaattttgttctatattacatgtataatatatctaacttatttttttggataaggattaatactgtattgttaaaaataggttcgtaaataacccataattttactgtattaagaaaacacataaaaatggttattgtgggttatccttggaagatagacatataccaccgcggacttttttgtagatttattaaagaggtacaaacccgccatacatagttttgttgtaactcaaaaggttttggcagcgttctcgaggaaagctctcgaatggcttaattttttccgacatgtttaactaatatcgttgtaatattgtcagtttacacaaaacctaaacttattatacactaaaaccttcctcaagaattgctctatctattgttgaaaaccgcatcaaaatccgttgcgtagttttaaagatttaagcgttcatagggacatacaacatgatgacagaaaaagcgactttgttttatactatgtagtgttACTTTCGCTGGGCGggttcaatattaataatgaagttattttattagtctATTTAATGCTGTCCAAATTAACTGATAGATTGTTTCGAACCCAAAGGGTAGTACGGGTAGTACCTCAATTAGTTAGGGTTCTGATTTTCAGAACCCTTTTACTGAGGAACCCCGCTCTCTTACCGTCAGCGCGTCTGTCACTCACCGGGTTGTATCTCACGATCCGTGATAACTAGACAGCTGTAATTTGCTACTAAATAAGAATATGCAAGTTCAGCAATGGTTGTTAAGCTCATAACATTGTTGGGTGACAAACAACGGATACCCTAACCAATTTGCTTTTTGGCAAGCCCACTTGCACTGTCGCACATGAccgtttttatataaattccgACGAAACACTTTGAACTTATGCGGATTTAATGTTGGGCTGATTGTAGCActgtatcattattatttaactccTGTAAACTACTCAATAAACAGAATAAAAGCTACTTTGTCTTCAACCTCCTTGCTTCCAGACCTTAACAAGACCATAGCCAATGAGTACCGCGCTCTGCCTCTATTCGAGAAAACACTTTTTGACTACaactatattaaatattattctctACGCACTAACGACTTTCTAAAGTGCCGTTGGAAGTCTTATATGGACAGTTTTGCGGAACGCGAAATCGCACCATTCCAATTTGTTAACATCAGGTAAGGAAATCTAAATAGTTTTTACGAATTTTTTGGTGCTAAAAGCATATCTGGCGCGAGTTTCGATTGTCGCGGTGAAAaagattttctaaaattttaatttatctattgaTACATAATGTAGAAGTTTATCATCAAATCACAATTTACATGCATTTAATTGAGTGGAGTAATTAATTACATGGAGTGTAAATATCATATCTATATAAACTTctcataaatgtaaataataacaatttatttcagaGATTTCCATTTCTACAATTGTGTGACTCGGCTTATACCTAAGGAGAGCATGCATACTAAAACGGAGTTTCGTTATAAGCTTAAGCCAGGACCGGGAGTCGATTTCTGTGGCCAAATGCCAATACCACATGAGTTGTTAATGAAACGTGGTACTCAGAAACCGAAATATAGAGGAAGAAAAATCTCCCAAGAAGAAACTATGCCGGAGACTGACAAACGATCGTTGCAAAAAGgcgttgtaaaaaaataattaaatattttgacgttCTTGGCTGAATACTAGTGACAATTGCCAAagtgaagtaattaaaaaatatattgacagGTTAGCAGGTAGGTATCAAGTAAAagtcttattaattatttattatttatttcctaaaaactaaattaaaatatttaaaaacttgattttcataatatttttcattaaaccaGAGAGAAATTTTCTGGATATGTCAtcgttaaaaatactattatttatcagcatttgtactaaaatatgttttcatactttttaaGTCGATTTTATTGCTAAGTTTGGATTGTGTACttaagtttttgttaattataatgttattgatAATTGGTTTTATGtagctttacaaataaatgttaaattgtgaacattattgaaatgttttatttaacgaaatagcctaatagcgccatctgttgttCAGTAAAGTCACTACACCAGCGCGCTCTAGTGTCGAATAGCAAaatcatacaatatttttaatcgatcAATCGTCATAAAAAATACGAGTGTCGGTTTTCTAATGTCATAATATAGCAAACGTATTTTTgctagtatttataatttaatggtGCGAAACGTAAAATTTCTTATGGAATATGGATTTCTATTTGAATTCCAATTCCCTTTTCGAATTATTATGACAAAagtcaatcatttatttaactgGGAGGCTTGCAGTGGGACATAAGGCTGGTGTTTTTATAaggcttcggtaatggcgcccgcCGTGGGACCAACATGTGACGAACGTGTGATTAAAATACGATGTTAgacaaaaaacttaatttgaattGCTAAAATCCTTATCACCTATGtcagtttgttatttatttaacaagataAAAGGTATTTGAACTCAAAACACGCGACACAAAGACgaatcaagataaaataaaactgtttctggtaacgttattttatcgtttatgtatgtattacatatatttttgggATTCCAAACGGAAATGAAACGAACATGTACTTAGAAATGCATTTGtttctatttgaacgcttttttaacggGCGTTtaaaaagctcccgtgcgaatcaggccttaCGAGATTTCGTTAAACTGTCTTGGTTGTAAATGCTTCAATTCTGACGATTTTAAAATGGCGCCCAAATATTGTCAAAccaagaatgttttttttttatccttgtaAAATTAGTTCCAGTAAAATGATCATAAGAACAATGATAATATATAGATTGTTATAATTTACGGCTACACGGATAGCTAAGTTACCACGCCACACCCACTGCACATTAACTCACGGGCTAGATCCTCGCGTAGAACAAGCGCTTACGCCATCCGTTTACCTATGTTCATGTgatatagttaccggcacggatcttgagcgctgaccttcacctgcgcagaagtgattgtttgtgtaacttttgcggtatgaagtgaggcgcggggcgggcTAGAGCAGTGATTGTCCCGCGGCGCATCGCGCCttagccgtcactcgtgattggttgaaattcgttctttgctgcagtagCATGCACcgcaagacgacgagtacgcacaacgattggcgttttattttacgatacgCAAAGTAATctccactcttccgccgagcgctcaagatccgtgccggtaactataccatAACGATAAAATGGTTAAATGACAGTGTCGTTTCAAAGACCTGTCAACATTTTATTGCAGGTACTAAGTTACCAAGtctagtttttttgtttactcgACAATTCATAAGTACTTGTTAATTGTTAGTTATATTGATAAGTTACCGGAAAAGGTTTCTTatattaattacagtttttaGGGCCCCTTAACGTATTCTGCGATACAAAACCCCGGTTTTAGGAATTATGATCTCATCTTTtagatgattaaaaaaaaccgacAGTTAAACTTTCACACCCGATTTatcaaatactagctgttgcccgcgacttcgttcccgtgggtaggagaagatataagttatgatttatacccgtcctgttttttttcacattttccattgtatcttcgctcctattagtcgcagcgtgatggtttatagcctaaagccttcctcgattaatggtctattcaacacaaaaagaatttttcaatttggaccagtagttcctgagattagcgcgttcaaacaaacaaacaaacaaacaaactcttcagctttatatattagtattagtatagaagtatagatgtcAAAAAACACTGGCAcatatttctttgaaattttagctgaaatatttaattgaaatcagtCGATTCGTTGAAAAGGAACGATGTCACAATCAGACACGTAAAACTTATAACCTCTCTCTTTTTGCGTCTTTCAGCGATTagacaaaattcatttattttcgacaaaaaaacagtcaatgcaagaaagtttttttaatatcacacaTATTGTTGAAAAAAGTCGTCTTTGACAATACTGACAAAAGTTGCATCGTGTACATAACAAGAATCCTTTTATATCATATCTCTAAAAATACTTCTACGAAATCATTATCCTTAAatctcttttataaataacaaaaaaatcccaACTTATCTTACGTAACACATAAATCAACAACAAATATAATACGGAACACTGATTGGTTGACTTAAAACATAATGTTtgcttattttaaacaagtttgtATAACTGTCTGTATAAAAAGACGAAAGCAAGTTAATTATCTGTTATTTGCAGTTTAAAACGCAGtgcatttaattttgtcaaCCATGAGTTCTTtcagaattattatttcattattcgtCATTGTCATGTTTGTGCAGACGATTTCTggtaagttgattttttttttattagactaAGGTAATGTATATTCAGCCTGTTTAAatattagatgttttttttattctgccgGTTATTACGTATTCATTGTACAGCCTGGTTTGATAATGGTTAGTAAACATGACTGCTAAACCGAAGTCTATCCCCTATTTATATGATACTAGATGTAACCGCGACTTTGTCCATgtgaaatttaacaaaaactgctttatttttaaatctcgataaatatgcgtgagtaaaccgttgcatcatttaataatgaatcattctcacgatagttactacaaAACAACAATAGTAACTACAAACACAGCATTTTCAATATAGTGTAAATGCTGTGtgtatctataatataataatgtatatcctgtgacaactcacacacggttatctgatcccaagctaagcagagcttgtgttatggtaaccacacaactgataaacttacttatatatttctaaatacatacatattatagataaattacacccagacacagaacaaatgatcatgctcatcacacatcagttgtcctgggcgggaatcgaacccaagacctctggtatagcagtcagggtcactaaccactagaccaacaggcccggcATGCACGCCGCTTATGAGTAATGATGTTATTCCTGTTTTGTACTAAATGTATGTTGTGCTGTTGGTTAcataccaaaataataaaaatcttgtcattcttttgtttttagcgCAATGCAATGGCGACAGAAACGCTGAACAGTCAGATTGCAGCAACTTCTGCTTCCAAAACTGCGAGAAAAATTTATTCTGTACTCTCGAGTGTCAGATAGGGTGTAGTTGCAAGCGGGGATACTTGTTCGATGGTGCAAGGAACGCCTGTGTCGCGGAGCAGGAGTgcagtaagaaaataaatagatttaaaagatctgaatacccacgtttttaaatgtcactgtattcaaattttatcaaaatcggtcaagccgtttttgtagttgtaaattgcattgtcatcgggtttgaagctgccctgaaaatttcagcctgctagcttatcaagTGACTCAAAAAACGCGGCGACAAACAAGagaagtgagtgtataaaaacgtgggaaaaatcataatttgttgcatcaaactagaaaaaaagaaatttatgttgaagttaaaactataaaactctTTTAGAACCTCAAGATTGataataatagttatataatataataatagttgcTAGACCATCCATGTGTGACAAGTCGCGAGTTCATCCTCGCGTAGGGCAGCTTGCAgcagtttgtgtgatccacgaatgcttgtcccgagtctgggtgtctttgtgtaagtgacttgaatgtttgtgaaaacatccgcgacacaagaattaaactCCTCAGCGAAGGAGgcttcatttaaaaacgtttaataTCGAATTAACGAAAACTTTTGCTTACAGGTAATCGGCAGTAAGGAAAAAACGTGACGTATCGAAAGTAAAACTTCAAATTAAGTAACGAAGCGCTTCAGTAGCAACACTGCAAGTCCAATATAATTTCTTCGTCCCTTTTTACGCCATATTAGATGTCTAATTAtaagctaaaatattatttactgacGCGTTTTATACCCTACCGGAGTCCTGAAACAAGATGGCGGCACACGACCCAGCTGTTGTTAACCATTGtcaaattattatgaatccTCTTCACGAgagttattacttattaaattgaAGGAATTGATAAATATTCCACACATAAGCGTGCTTGTTTGTtgattttgacataaaatatgtttatgcaaaaaatttttcaaaatcggttcatccagtcagAGGCTCGAGATTTAAGAACCTCGTTTATGAAGTCGATTGAAAATGTCGACGAAACTGTACTATATTTCTGACTAAACaccattataaataaatgaatgataaaacaataaagtctTTGTTTAACGTACTTATCTATCCCATGCATCCTTTCCGTGTGTctttgaaaatgctttttttatacACACCAGCTAGGCAGCTGTTTCGTTTGCGTGGCTATGATATAACATAGATAGatggtaagtttttttaatcaatcacGCACTGTTGCTATTCGGCAACATCCCACTTATTCCtactttctaaaaatattaactttttttaaattataaaatagtaatataatatatcctgggacaactcacacacggttatctgatcccaagctaagcagagcttgtgttatggtaaccagacaactgataaacttacttatatatttctaaatacatacatattatatataaattacacccaggcacCAGAACATGATTGATTGAATGATCATGCTCATTCACACAAGATTTGTcttgggcgggaatcgaacccacgacctccggtatagcagtcagggtcgctaaccactagaccaacatgccCGTCAATTATACCTACTATACCCAGAAGACAATTACAGGGACAAGTTGTGGCAAGAACTGTAGTTGTAACTAATACCTTGAGAATTTTCAAATCtgctattgttttaattgtctgCCAAAACACCTGTCCCTAAGTTTCCTACGCAAAAtcgacaataaaattaattcggAACAAGTTTACACACTATTTCTGTATAAAATTCCTAGTCTGTTATTTGCTGTTTAATCTCGTGTGTAagtataagtaattaaattatcaaccATGAATTCTTTTAGAATGATTATTTCACTATTCGCCATTTTCATGATAGTGCAGACGATTTCTGgtaggtttgtttttttttattagactaCGGTTATGCATATTCATCCTGGGCCTCGATTTTGCTAATTACAATTGTAATGgcccgatgaatgaatggaatgTGTATTCTCCTAGTCCTAatcattttgccaacacaataattggaaattcagtgcggggAGGAATACTCactcaataaaatgaaattctatTGATTGTGTTGTctaaatgcttaggagaatacccATTTCCAtcaattcatcggccattgtaaataggggaattggggccctgtttgAATATAAGAATAGAGAGAGAGAAGTAGTAGTAAAAATAGAACGTAGGTGTAGTTTTACGAGACTTGACAGAAGCCAATCGTACCGCGCCATTTTCGACTAGAGGCGATCTATACTGTGAACtcagtataattattatctaataaataagtatgtttccGCCTTATAAAAGACTAGATACACTTAGGTGGTTAAATATAGTAATAGTAGTTTCGCAATCATTCGTCATTTGggaaattttatgaaatgttcAAGTTTTTTCATAgaacaaaccaaaaa
The DNA window shown above is from Trichoplusia ni isolate ovarian cell line Hi5 chromosome 26, tn1, whole genome shotgun sequence and carries:
- the LOC113505694 gene encoding ferritin subunit, which encodes MNSILLVFAGILAVCLPASATQCNVNPVQIPKDWITMHRSCRNSMRQQIQMEVGASLQYLAMGAHFSKDVVNRPGFAQLFFDAASEEREHAMKLIEYLLMRGELTNDVSSLLQVRPPTRSSWKGGVEALEHALSMESDVTKSIRNVIKACEDDSEFNDYHLVDYLTGDFLEEQYKGQRDLAGKASTLKKLMDRHEALGEFIFDKKLLGIDV
- the LOC113505695 gene encoding uncharacterized protein LOC113505695, whose translation is MTKPSYNAKCGHIKRPPHVLTINDDLNKTIANEYRALPLFEKTLFDYNYIKYYSLRTNDFLKCRWKSYMDSFAEREIAPFQFVNIRDFHFYNCVTRLIPKESMHTKTEFRYKLKPGPGVDFCGQMPIPHELLMKRGTQKPKYRGRKISQEETMPETDKRSLQKGVVKK